Proteins co-encoded in one Granulicella cerasi genomic window:
- a CDS encoding OmpA family protein, with translation MRRILFLLLATTGAWAAHAQATPAAPDLMTPKYDVGAGYQFIRANAPPGGCQCFNMNGGYATFGFHFNQGFGIEGQFTETQASGISVLGQNLKLMTYTVGPSVRYQRGRLIARGEALVGGAHATDSYFPSSSGSMTSASSLALAAGGGLDLYINRRFDVRAVNVQFLHTGFPNGDNNSQSHITIGAGVVFKFGWTKTRDVPPRIVVVNTPAPPPEPVLAFACSAGSGNVIEGNDVYVSGNSRGVDGVQYSWTSTGGRIVGDGEHVRVDTTGLAAGEYRVNGKAASGNLSADCSAVFHVVDKPAPPPPNDTEDKAFHEHVPDVLFDYDKSDIRPDGEAAIQTGIEYLKANPTERVLIGGYADERGTQQYNIVLGLKRANNVRDRMIAAGIRPEQVQVVSYGKYVQVCTKTSEECFQLNRRAAMMRLP, from the coding sequence ATGCGACGAATTCTCTTCCTCTTACTTGCTACAACGGGAGCCTGGGCAGCACATGCCCAGGCCACCCCGGCCGCTCCTGACCTCATGACGCCGAAATACGATGTCGGGGCCGGCTATCAATTCATCCGCGCAAACGCCCCTCCCGGCGGTTGCCAGTGCTTCAACATGAACGGTGGTTACGCAACCTTCGGCTTCCACTTCAACCAGGGCTTCGGCATCGAGGGCCAATTCACAGAGACGCAAGCAAGCGGCATCAGCGTTCTCGGGCAAAACCTGAAGCTGATGACGTATACCGTCGGCCCCAGCGTGCGTTACCAACGTGGTCGCCTCATCGCTCGCGGTGAAGCGCTCGTCGGCGGCGCGCACGCCACGGACTCTTACTTCCCCTCCTCCTCCGGCTCGATGACGAGCGCCAGCAGCCTGGCGCTCGCCGCCGGTGGCGGCCTTGATCTCTACATCAATCGGCGCTTCGATGTCCGCGCTGTCAACGTTCAGTTCTTACACACCGGCTTTCCGAACGGAGATAACAACTCGCAAAGCCACATCACTATCGGCGCTGGCGTCGTCTTCAAATTCGGCTGGACGAAGACGCGCGACGTCCCCCCGCGCATCGTTGTCGTGAACACGCCAGCGCCCCCGCCAGAACCCGTACTCGCCTTCGCCTGCTCTGCCGGCAGCGGCAATGTCATCGAAGGCAACGACGTCTATGTCAGCGGCAACTCCAGAGGTGTGGACGGTGTGCAATATAGCTGGACCAGCACCGGCGGACGTATCGTCGGCGACGGTGAGCACGTTCGCGTCGACACCACAGGCCTCGCCGCCGGTGAGTACCGCGTGAACGGCAAAGCTGCCTCCGGCAATCTCTCCGCCGATTGCTCGGCCGTCTTCCATGTGGTCGACAAACCCGCGCCTCCGCCGCCCAATGACACGGAAGACAAGGCGTTCCACGAACACGTACCCGATGTCCTTTTCGATTACGACAAATCCGACATCCGTCCTGACGGAGAAGCCGCGATCCAAACCGGCATCGAGTACCTGAAAGCCAACCCCACGGAACGCGTGTTGATCGGCGGCTACGCAGATGAGCGCGGCACGCAGCAGTACAACATCGTGCTGGGTCTGAAGCGCGCGAACAATGTGCGCGATCGTATGATCGCCGCAGGCATTCGCCCGGAGCAGGTCCAGGTCGTCTCATACGGCAAGTATGTACAGGTCTGCACCAAAACCAGCGAAGAGTGCTTCCAACTGAATCGCCGTGCAGCGATGATGCGCCTACCGTAA
- a CDS encoding MurR/RpiR family transcriptional regulator yields MRPVFESPRDYVLLSVRATAQKLGTDSAFLLRTVKQLGFDGYAEFKTCLHERALVDATSFERLRATSAEGQSAHESVHAALRKSQEHLAELKTSLDAKQVIALARKLHGARMVYLLGADLAAPVVDYLRYQMVMVGLAPIVLSGHGETLHSMRSVTDKDVVLAVTFRRGLRITVNGLRDARNHGAYTVAITDRSSNAIAQLAHEHFLAEIEGAALRSSFVAAFALVDALISACANVKRVRTLKLLSEGEEEQLYGYRWYEPNS; encoded by the coding sequence TTGCGACCCGTATTTGAGTCGCCGCGGGACTATGTGTTGCTCTCCGTGCGCGCGACAGCGCAGAAGCTTGGCACAGATTCCGCGTTTCTGCTGCGCACGGTGAAACAGCTTGGCTTCGATGGGTACGCGGAGTTCAAGACCTGCCTGCATGAGCGGGCGTTGGTGGACGCAACCTCTTTTGAGCGCCTTCGTGCGACGTCGGCAGAGGGCCAGAGTGCGCATGAGAGCGTGCATGCGGCGTTGCGCAAAAGCCAGGAGCATCTCGCCGAGTTGAAGACGTCACTGGATGCGAAGCAGGTGATTGCGCTGGCTCGCAAGCTGCACGGAGCGCGTATGGTCTATCTGCTCGGTGCAGACCTTGCGGCCCCTGTGGTGGACTACCTGCGCTATCAAATGGTGATGGTAGGGCTTGCGCCGATCGTGTTGAGTGGACATGGCGAGACGCTGCATTCCATGCGATCAGTGACGGATAAGGACGTTGTGCTTGCGGTGACATTCCGGCGCGGTTTGCGCATCACCGTGAATGGCTTGCGTGATGCGCGCAATCACGGAGCGTATACGGTGGCGATCACTGACAGGAGCTCGAATGCGATCGCGCAACTTGCGCACGAACACTTCCTCGCGGAGATCGAAGGAGCGGCGCTGCGCAGTAGCTTCGTTGCAGCGTTTGCGCTCGTGGATGCACTGATCTCTGCGTGCGCCAATGTGAAGCGTGTTCGCACGTTGAAGCTGCTGAGCGAAGGTGAAGAAGAGCAGCTTTATGGTTATCGCTGGTACGAGCCGAACAGCTGA
- a CDS encoding RNA polymerase sigma factor, with protein sequence MASTTLRASTLTLRLDNALTFAESTDAASIVTDEELGLRMQAGDETALRIIYERYANVVRRVVFRILHDDAEADDSVQNVFWDMYRGIHRFDPSKGSLRGWLMQYARHRALNQKKALKQRGFYDTAEVDAADILPASRRSLLTPEATLAVRQALTFLTDNQRTTLMMVFLEGKEMEDVAHHLGQQVSNVRHHYYRGMSKLREVLSEKVAGRDVA encoded by the coding sequence ATGGCGAGCACCACACTCAGAGCCTCCACGCTCACACTGCGTCTGGATAACGCGCTCACCTTTGCGGAGAGCACCGACGCCGCGAGCATCGTGACCGACGAGGAACTCGGCCTGCGCATGCAAGCCGGCGATGAAACCGCTCTGCGCATCATCTACGAGCGCTATGCGAACGTTGTGCGACGCGTTGTCTTTCGCATTCTCCATGACGACGCCGAAGCCGACGACAGCGTGCAGAACGTCTTCTGGGATATGTATCGCGGCATCCATCGATTCGATCCCTCCAAGGGTTCCCTGCGTGGCTGGCTGATGCAATACGCCCGGCACCGCGCGCTGAATCAGAAGAAGGCACTCAAGCAGCGCGGCTTTTACGACACGGCTGAAGTAGATGCTGCCGACATTCTTCCGGCAAGCCGGCGCTCGCTGCTGACGCCCGAAGCCACGCTTGCCGTGCGCCAGGCCCTCACCTTCCTCACCGACAACCAACGCACGACACTGATGATGGTCTTCCTCGAAGGCAAGGAGATGGAGGATGTCGCTCATCATCTTGGCCAGCAGGTCTCCAACGTTCGTCATCACTACTACCGCGGCATGAGCAAGCTGCGAGAAGTGCTCAGCGAGAAGGTAGCCGGGCGCGATGTAGCCTGA
- a CDS encoding beta strand repeat-containing protein: MNPVPPSRSLRPGLHSILFTLVAIMILFVLSGCGSGGYPGTGITKLSASAITIDSGQSFAFTASVAGGGSVNWSLGGSCSGAACGMLSASSGASVTYTAPTVTEMMKVTLTGSLPGTKSTSTATITVNPSPSILGAPTSGVIGTPYSYTVTTTGGTAPVKLSVLASSLPAGLTFDVNTGIISGTPTTAGSGTLMLSLSDTSDVPLTIQSTLTVTINSTTTPPTSITLSGNPTSGTVGTAYSATFTATGGTAPYTFSIAGGALPTGLTLSTAGVISGTPTAAGTYGFTVKVVDANNATASAAFTVVIGGGTTTNPLTITTGTLPDGTVGVAYSSTIGVSGGTAPYGCTLASGTLPAGLTLGTNCVVSGTPTTAGTSSFNVKVVDSASPVNTVTGPVSIKINAAATVISISGNPPAGTVGAAYAVTLTAAGGTAPYTFTIISGALPTGLTLSTSGAITGTPTTAGSYTFGVQAADANSATGTASFTVAIGAGTTTNPLTITTGTLPDGTVNVAYSSAIGVSGGTAPYGCTITSGSLPAGLTMSSNCLVTGTPTTAGTATFTVQATDSSSPMNTVSGPITLKINPAAVLIAIGNPPAATVGTAYTGTIPVSGGTAPYSCTLVSGALPAGLTLGANCTVTGTPTVAGSASITVKATDSASPSNTTNGPVTLTVNAAAATIVIGNPPAATVGTVYSGAIPVSGGTAPYTCSLVSGTLPAGLTLAGNCSISGTPTTSGTSTFTVKATDSASPVNTTTGAVSLTVNAAAPTITIGNPPAATTGQPYTGTIPVTGGTGPYSCTITSGTLPTGLTLGAACTITGTPTTPGSTMVTIHATDSSSPQGSATAPITVTVGAAGTITIIAPGNATVGVPYTGTIGATGGTAPYTCALQSGTLPNGLTQTGCTISGTPTATGTFTVQEKVTDSSTTPLSTTGPVSITVSAGAALSLTGSLPNAIVNQTYSQTLQATGGAGPYTYAVTTGSLPAGLSLASSGAITGIPTTVGASSFTVTVTDSEVPAKTATNNYVLQVVYAPTTTDSALKGPYAFLFQGYDDVLLGVLAYKTSTAGQIYADGNGLITSGVEDSNHQTTTVTTGNVVPTRTVVGSYTVGTDYRGFLTLTTFNTDGTVLANATYAIALKAPAAPATITARASMIRYDNASLAGERGSGTLYAQNATAVSTGLSGSYVFGTSGDTPCLLTCTLSVAGGPVAAVGRITTGAGGTLTGTTDSMTASTGNANATVTGTFSATDATGRATAVMNVTNATANYYPTDYVVYIIDANNAIMMSTDQHSSFILLAGTMQKQTATTFGNAALNTPMVGYENALPNPGLLGLGVTVQNVLNFSTATLIQVKGAATGSCNTNYSDMGSTTALVSNLTSLNLGLLSSTLNDLLQLQKTTGPSNCTADANGRGEFDYPAPSSLLATTLQLLGINVTVKPRTVYLSSVGTGYFLETGYAGLGQLQAQTGAPFTAANFKGTYVYSSLPAASLASTDTSGTITSTGTGSATSTLDLNVGVGNINLLQLGTTSTQTYTLTDATAGRYTMGTMVFYDLGANQFVLIDTSALVTSPTVNLLY; encoded by the coding sequence ATGAATCCCGTCCCCCCAAGCAGATCTCTACGTCCTGGGCTTCATTCCATCCTCTTCACCCTCGTCGCCATCATGATTCTGTTCGTGCTGTCCGGTTGCGGCAGCGGCGGATATCCCGGCACCGGCATTACCAAGCTTTCGGCTTCGGCCATCACGATTGATTCCGGCCAGTCGTTCGCGTTTACCGCGAGCGTAGCCGGCGGCGGCAGCGTGAACTGGTCACTGGGCGGATCCTGCTCGGGCGCTGCATGCGGCATGCTTTCAGCCTCCAGCGGCGCTTCAGTCACCTACACGGCTCCTACCGTCACCGAGATGATGAAGGTTACGCTGACCGGCTCGCTGCCTGGCACGAAGAGCACCTCTACCGCGACCATCACGGTAAATCCGTCGCCTTCGATCCTTGGCGCGCCGACGAGCGGCGTCATTGGCACTCCTTATAGCTACACGGTGACGACGACCGGCGGCACAGCTCCTGTAAAGCTGTCTGTCCTTGCGAGCTCGCTGCCCGCGGGCCTCACCTTCGACGTCAACACGGGCATCATCTCCGGCACGCCGACGACGGCGGGCAGCGGCACGCTGATGCTTTCGCTCTCTGACACCAGCGACGTGCCCCTGACGATTCAGTCCACACTGACCGTCACGATCAACTCCACCACGACGCCTCCGACCAGCATTACCCTCAGCGGCAATCCCACCTCCGGTACTGTCGGCACGGCCTACTCTGCGACGTTCACCGCTACCGGCGGCACCGCACCTTACACCTTCTCCATCGCGGGCGGCGCGTTGCCCACGGGACTTACGCTTTCCACCGCGGGCGTTATCAGCGGCACACCCACCGCAGCAGGGACCTACGGCTTTACCGTCAAGGTAGTTGATGCCAACAACGCCACTGCCTCGGCGGCCTTTACGGTCGTTATCGGCGGCGGGACCACCACCAATCCGCTGACCATCACCACTGGCACGCTGCCCGACGGCACCGTTGGCGTTGCGTACTCATCGACGATCGGCGTAAGCGGTGGCACCGCACCCTATGGCTGCACGCTCGCTTCGGGCACGCTGCCTGCGGGACTCACGCTCGGCACAAACTGCGTTGTCTCGGGTACGCCGACCACGGCCGGCACCTCCAGCTTCAACGTCAAGGTTGTTGATTCGGCCTCGCCGGTGAACACCGTCACAGGTCCAGTCAGCATCAAGATCAACGCTGCTGCGACTGTGATCTCCATCAGCGGCAACCCGCCCGCAGGCACTGTTGGTGCGGCATACGCCGTGACGCTGACCGCCGCTGGCGGCACAGCTCCTTACACCTTCACCATCATCAGCGGTGCCTTGCCGACAGGTCTCACGCTCTCCACGAGCGGCGCGATCACCGGTACACCCACGACAGCAGGCAGCTACACCTTCGGTGTACAGGCTGCAGACGCCAACAGCGCCACCGGCACGGCCAGCTTCACGGTCGCCATCGGTGCCGGCACCACCACCAACCCGCTGACGATCACCACGGGCACGCTGCCTGATGGCACCGTCAACGTGGCTTACTCCTCGGCGATCGGCGTCAGCGGCGGAACAGCGCCGTATGGTTGCACGATCACCTCGGGTTCGCTACCTGCGGGCCTGACGATGAGCTCCAACTGCCTGGTGACCGGCACGCCGACGACCGCTGGCACGGCGACCTTCACCGTGCAGGCGACCGACTCGTCCTCACCGATGAACACGGTCTCCGGCCCGATCACGCTGAAGATCAACCCGGCCGCGGTGCTGATCGCGATCGGCAACCCGCCAGCAGCCACGGTAGGTACCGCCTACACCGGAACGATCCCCGTCTCCGGCGGCACGGCCCCCTACAGCTGCACTCTCGTCTCAGGCGCCTTGCCTGCAGGCCTTACGCTCGGCGCGAACTGCACCGTTACCGGTACCCCGACGGTGGCAGGCAGCGCGAGCATCACGGTGAAGGCAACAGACTCCGCCTCGCCGTCGAACACCACCAATGGACCGGTGACACTGACCGTCAACGCAGCCGCGGCGACGATCGTGATCGGCAACCCGCCAGCAGCCACGGTGGGCACGGTCTACAGCGGAGCGATTCCGGTCTCCGGCGGCACGGCGCCCTACACGTGCTCGCTGGTCTCGGGTACGCTCCCAGCTGGTCTGACGCTCGCTGGCAACTGCTCCATCAGCGGCACCCCCACCACCTCTGGCACCTCCACCTTCACGGTGAAGGCGACGGACTCGGCCTCGCCGGTCAACACGACGACGGGTGCGGTTTCACTCACGGTGAACGCCGCAGCGCCCACCATCACCATCGGCAATCCTCCGGCGGCAACGACGGGCCAACCCTACACCGGAACGATCCCGGTTACGGGTGGTACTGGACCGTATAGCTGCACGATCACCTCCGGCACGCTGCCCACCGGGCTCACACTCGGCGCGGCCTGCACGATCACCGGCACGCCCACCACACCGGGCTCGACGATGGTCACCATCCACGCCACCGACTCCAGCTCGCCCCAGGGCAGCGCAACCGCACCCATCACGGTGACGGTCGGCGCCGCTGGCACCATCACCATCATTGCCCCGGGCAACGCCACGGTCGGTGTTCCTTACACCGGAACCATTGGCGCCACCGGCGGCACCGCACCCTACACGTGCGCGCTGCAGAGCGGCACGCTTCCCAACGGCCTCACGCAGACCGGCTGCACCATCAGCGGTACGCCGACGGCTACAGGCACCTTCACCGTGCAGGAGAAGGTCACCGACTCCAGCACCACACCACTCTCCACCACCGGACCGGTCAGCATCACGGTCAGCGCTGGCGCAGCCCTGTCCCTCACAGGCTCACTGCCCAACGCCATCGTGAACCAGACCTACTCGCAAACGCTGCAGGCAACGGGCGGAGCTGGTCCTTATACCTACGCGGTCACCACGGGCTCGCTGCCCGCTGGCCTTAGCCTGGCGTCGAGCGGAGCCATCACCGGTATCCCCACCACGGTCGGAGCCAGCAGCTTCACCGTTACGGTGACAGACTCCGAAGTCCCCGCGAAGACGGCAACCAACAACTACGTTCTGCAAGTCGTCTACGCACCCACCACCACCGACAGCGCTCTGAAGGGACCGTACGCGTTCCTCTTCCAGGGCTATGACGATGTCCTGCTGGGCGTGCTCGCCTATAAGACTTCCACCGCCGGTCAGATCTACGCCGACGGCAACGGTCTCATCACGAGCGGCGTGGAAGACTCCAACCACCAGACCACCACAGTGACTACGGGCAACGTCGTTCCGACGCGTACCGTGGTCGGCAGCTATACGGTCGGCACAGACTATCGTGGCTTCCTTACCCTGACCACCTTCAACACCGACGGCACAGTGCTTGCAAACGCAACCTACGCCATCGCGTTGAAGGCACCGGCCGCACCGGCGACCATCACCGCACGCGCCAGCATGATCCGCTACGACAACGCATCGCTTGCAGGCGAGCGGGGATCGGGCACGCTGTACGCGCAGAACGCAACGGCCGTCAGCACGGGCCTCTCAGGCAGCTATGTCTTCGGCACCTCCGGCGACACGCCCTGCCTTCTGACCTGCACGCTGAGCGTTGCTGGTGGCCCTGTGGCTGCAGTAGGACGCATCACTACCGGCGCTGGTGGCACGCTCACCGGCACCACGGACAGCATGACCGCCAGCACCGGCAACGCGAACGCCACCGTAACGGGTACGTTCTCGGCGACGGACGCCACCGGTCGCGCTACCGCGGTGATGAACGTCACCAACGCAACCGCTAACTACTACCCGACGGACTACGTGGTGTACATCATCGACGCGAACAACGCGATCATGATGTCCACCGATCAGCACTCGAGCTTCATCCTGCTCGCGGGCACCATGCAGAAGCAGACAGCCACCACCTTCGGCAACGCCGCACTGAACACGCCGATGGTGGGTTACGAGAACGCACTGCCGAACCCCGGTCTACTTGGTCTGGGCGTCACCGTGCAGAACGTACTCAACTTCTCCACCGCAACCTTGATCCAGGTGAAGGGTGCTGCCACCGGCTCCTGCAACACGAACTACTCCGACATGGGTAGCACCACCGCCCTTGTCAGCAACCTCACCTCGCTCAACCTCGGCTTGTTGAGCTCCACCCTGAACGATCTTCTCCAACTCCAGAAGACGACCGGCCCGTCCAATTGCACGGCCGACGCCAACGGACGCGGCGAGTTCGACTATCCAGCTCCGAGCAGCCTGCTTGCAACCACGCTGCAACTGCTCGGGATCAACGTCACCGTCAAACCCCGCACCGTGTACCTCAGCTCGGTAGGCACCGGCTACTTCCTGGAGACTGGCTATGCAGGACTCGGCCAGCTGCAGGCACAAACCGGCGCTCCGTTCACGGCAGCCAACTTCAAGGGAACGTACGTCTACAGCTCGCTCCCCGCGGCTTCGCTTGCCAGCACGGACACCTCGGGTACCATCACCTCCACCGGAACCGGCAGTGCCACCAGCACGCTGGATCTGAACGTAGGTGTGGGCAATATCAACCTGCTGCAGCTCGGTACGACGAGCACGCAGACCTACACACTCACTGACGCCACTGCAGGACGCTACACGATGGGAACGATGGTCTTCTATGACCTCGGTGCCAATCAGTTCGTCCTCATTGACACCAGCGCACTCGTCACTTCGCCTACGGTCAACCTGCTGTACTGA
- a CDS encoding S9 family peptidase: MRLAASLSLCAWMAAGSVAVVAQDHVVTPHDIVTLKKVSEVDLSPDAKQIVYSVQTPMPATEAKVQHLWLVSANEPASAHMISSGDGADSAPQWSPDGRSIAFLSTRKNPIRLKGDSPIPFSLARVESRPELLGALKNDPKKDAKQGAQLWLLPVSGGEAMPLTNLPGDVKAYRWSPDGKKIAFVRADTDTKELADRKEKKIDDHRVDFDYRFDRLYVYDLATHTATLVTEGERNLCDFDWSPDMKHFLVRIAPTPRLDDYWRVSKVQIINASTGEVEKTLAEHAQSQIVHWSPDGKYATFSKMTERTITGVPVVTELATGKEVIAKSEVPATWQKMIWSDDGKHLLVVGVKGTTSVVGEIAPATGSIRILAEHMSALNDFTMSRDASLLAFATGTVEHPAEVMTLRGKSWQTLTENNPQVKAWKLGKVEEVHWKNSKDGRTIYGVLVLPAGYVKGQSYKTLVQFHGGPEGVWDSGWLGSWHDWAQMMASHGWAVLLPNPRGSDGQGTQFTEDNFQDWGGQDFQDEMDGADYVVAQGIANKDKMVAGGWSYGGFMTSWTVTHTDRFKAAVIGAGVTDLTSMATITDIAPSFLDGYFGDFASHHDMYREHSPVTYINNVKTPVLVVHGEADDRVPMSQGTEFYNSLHFMGREAQMIRFPREPHVFAERDHQEALLTHVLDWFSSHVQ, from the coding sequence ATGCGTCTTGCAGCAAGCCTTAGTCTCTGCGCATGGATGGCCGCTGGTTCGGTCGCGGTCGTCGCGCAGGACCATGTGGTTACGCCACACGATATCGTTACGCTGAAGAAGGTCAGCGAGGTTGATCTCTCGCCGGATGCGAAGCAGATTGTTTACAGCGTGCAGACGCCGATGCCTGCTACTGAAGCGAAAGTGCAGCACCTCTGGCTGGTCTCTGCGAATGAGCCTGCAAGTGCGCACATGATCAGCAGCGGTGATGGCGCTGACTCTGCTCCGCAGTGGTCGCCAGACGGTCGCAGCATTGCTTTCCTTTCCACCCGCAAGAACCCGATTCGTCTGAAGGGCGATAGCCCCATACCTTTTTCTCTTGCTCGCGTGGAGAGTCGTCCTGAACTGCTCGGAGCTCTGAAGAACGATCCGAAGAAAGATGCGAAGCAGGGCGCACAGCTCTGGCTGCTGCCAGTGAGCGGTGGCGAAGCGATGCCGCTCACGAATCTCCCGGGCGACGTGAAGGCGTATCGCTGGTCGCCCGATGGGAAGAAGATCGCCTTCGTCCGTGCAGACACGGATACGAAGGAGCTGGCCGATCGCAAGGAAAAGAAGATCGATGATCACCGCGTTGACTTCGACTATCGCTTCGATCGCCTGTATGTGTACGACCTCGCGACGCACACGGCGACGCTTGTTACCGAAGGCGAACGCAACTTGTGCGACTTCGATTGGTCGCCGGACATGAAGCATTTCCTCGTGCGCATTGCGCCGACACCGCGCCTTGACGACTACTGGCGGGTATCGAAGGTGCAGATCATCAACGCTTCGACCGGTGAAGTAGAGAAGACGCTCGCAGAACATGCGCAGTCGCAGATCGTGCACTGGTCGCCCGATGGCAAGTACGCGACGTTCAGCAAGATGACGGAGCGCACGATCACGGGTGTGCCCGTAGTGACGGAGCTTGCGACGGGCAAGGAAGTCATCGCGAAGAGCGAAGTGCCTGCCACATGGCAGAAGATGATCTGGTCCGACGACGGCAAGCATCTGCTTGTGGTCGGCGTGAAGGGGACGACTTCTGTGGTCGGTGAAATCGCGCCTGCGACAGGGAGCATCCGCATCCTCGCCGAGCATATGTCCGCCTTGAATGACTTCACGATGTCGCGCGATGCGAGCCTGTTGGCCTTCGCAACGGGGACGGTGGAGCACCCGGCGGAGGTGATGACGCTCCGCGGTAAGAGCTGGCAGACGTTGACTGAGAACAACCCGCAGGTGAAGGCTTGGAAGCTCGGCAAGGTGGAGGAAGTTCACTGGAAGAACTCGAAGGACGGTCGTACGATCTACGGCGTTCTGGTGCTTCCTGCAGGCTATGTGAAGGGCCAGAGCTACAAGACGCTCGTGCAATTCCACGGTGGCCCCGAGGGGGTGTGGGACAGCGGCTGGCTCGGATCATGGCATGACTGGGCGCAGATGATGGCCTCGCATGGATGGGCTGTGTTGCTGCCAAACCCGCGCGGATCGGATGGTCAAGGCACGCAGTTCACGGAAGACAACTTCCAGGACTGGGGCGGTCAGGACTTCCAGGACGAGATGGATGGCGCGGACTACGTGGTAGCGCAGGGCATCGCGAATAAAGACAAGATGGTCGCAGGTGGCTGGAGCTACGGCGGCTTCATGACTTCGTGGACCGTAACACACACGGACCGCTTCAAGGCTGCGGTCATCGGTGCAGGCGTCACGGATCTCACGTCGATGGCGACGATCACTGACATCGCACCAAGCTTCCTTGATGGCTACTTCGGAGACTTCGCTTCCCACCACGATATGTACCGCGAGCACTCACCCGTGACGTACATCAACAATGTGAAGACGCCGGTGCTGGTCGTGCATGGCGAAGCGGATGATCGCGTGCCGATGTCGCAGGGAACGGAGTTTTACAACAGCCTGCATTTCATGGGGCGCGAAGCGCAGATGATTCGCTTTCCGCGTGAGCCGCATGTATTTGCCGAGCGTGATCACCAGGAGGCACTGTTGACGCATGTGCTCGACTGGTTCTCCAGCCACGTGCAGTAA